GCCGGCTGCGTGGCGGCCGTCCTGCTCAACCTGCTCTTCCACCACGTCGGAGCGGCCCGCCGGTCCACGACCGGCGACACGCCCGGCGCGACGGTGCCGACGGCGACACCGTCCTGACCGGTGGGCGGGGCGGTACAAACGCTCCGGACCGTCCCGCCCCCACCCACCCTCCCCCCATAGGAGTTCCCACCATGGCAGTCCAGCCCCCACCCGCCGACCAGCGGATCGTCATCGAGAACGTCGCCATCGCGACGGTCGACGCCAACGACACCGAGTACGCGCGCGGGCACGTCGTCGTCCTCGGCAACAGGATCGAGTCGGTCGGCGACGGCCCCGCCCCGCAGTGGCTGGACAACGTGGTGCGCCGGATCAACGGCGAGGGCCACCTGATCACCCCGGGCCTGGTCAACACCCACCACCACTTCTACCAGTGGATCACCCGGGGCCTGGCCCAGGACGACATCCTCTTCGACTGGCTGGTCGCGCTCTACCCGACCTGGTCCCGGATCGACGACAGGCTCGTGCACGCCGCCGCCCAGGGCTCGGCCGCCGCGCTGCTCAAGTCTGGCTGTACGACCGCCTCCGACCACCACTACGTCTTCCCGAAGGACGGCGGCGACATCCTCGGCGCCGAGATCGAGGCCGTCCAGGAGCTCGGCCTGCGCTTCACCGCGCTGCGCGGCTCGATGGACCGGAGCAAGAAGGACGGCGGCCTGCCGCCGGACCACGCGGTCGAGCGCACCGAGGACATCCTGATCGCCTCCGAGGCGGCCGTGGACACCTACCACGACCCCTCCTTCGACTCGATGCTGCAGATCGCCATCGCGCCCTGCTCGCCGTTCTCGGTCTCCACCGAACTGATGCGCGAGGCAGCCCTGCTGGCCCGCCGCAAGGGCGTACGCCTGCACACCCACGGCTCGGAGACGGCCGAGGAGGAGCAGTTCTGCAAGGAGCTGTTCGGCATGGGCCCGACCGACTACTTCGAGTCGACCGGCTGGCTGGGCGAGGACGTCTGGATGGCGCACTGCGTCCACATGAACGACTCGGACATCGCCAAGTTCGCCGAGACCGGCACCGGCGTCGCGCACTGCCCGTCCTCCAACGCCCGTCTGGCGGCCGGCATCGCCCGCGTCCCCGACATGCTGGCGGCGGGCGTCCCGGTCGGCCTCGGCGTGGACGGCACCGCCTCCAACGAGTCCGGCGAGCTGGGCACCGAGCTGCGCAACGCGCTGCTGATCAACCGCCTGCACGGCAGCCCGAAGGCCCTCACCGCCCGCAGCTCGCTGCGCCTGGGCACCATGGGCGGCGCCCGGGTGCTCGGCCGGCACAACGAGATCGGCTCGATCGAGGCCGGCAAGCTCGCCGACCTCGCGCTGTGGAAGATCGACGGCATCATGCACTCCTCGATCGCCGATCCGGTGGCCGCCCTCACCCTGGGCGCCCTCCCGCCGCTGGCCCTGCTCCTGGTCAACGGCAACCCGGTCGTCGAGAAGGGCAACCTGACCACCGTGAACGAGGACCGGATCGCCCAGGCCTGCGCCCGCGCGGCCAAGGACCTCGCCGCGCGCGGCTGACCACCCCCTCCCGTGCGGCCGCCGCCCCGGCGGCCGCACCCCGCAGACTCCGGGCCGCCCAGGGACGGTGCGTGACCCGGACTCCGTGAGCCCCTCGTGGGCGAGCGGAACGCAGCCCCGGACCCACGGCGAGGGTCCGGGGCTGTGACGCGCCGCGCGGAGCCCCGGGGGTGGAGGGCCCGGGCGGCGGGCCTGGGGACGCGCCGGACGGGCGCGGGCGGGAGGGTGCCGGACGGGCGCGGGCGCGCCGGGTCTGCCCTAAAGGGAAGACCTGCGTGAATCCGGAACCGGGTCGGGTGCCTGAGCCGTATACAACGGTGGTGCTGATCATCCATCAGCACGGGAGCCCGTCGTCACGGGCTCTTCGTCGAGCGCTCACACCCTGGATGGGGACCCCGATGCCACACCGTAAGCCCGCCGTCAGCCGCCGTACCGTGATCGGGACGCTGGGCGCGACGGCGGCCGCCGTCGCCGTCACCCCGCTGACCTCGGTCGCCGCCCGGGCCGCCGCACCGTCGAACCCGCAGGCCGGTGGGCAGCAGATCGTCGAGATCCCGCAGACCCGGTCGCAGTCCGCCGCCGGCGAGGCCGCCACGGCGGTGCAGGCCGACTTCCCGATCGAGTACGTCGGTGTCAGCTGGACCGGCCCGCAGCGGGGCGCCTCGATCCGGCTCCACCAGGACGGCGTGCCCGGCGACTGGCAGGCCCTGCCCACCAGCTGCGCGGGCGGCCCGGACGACCGGCCGGTCGACGCCTCGGGGAACGCGACCGCGCTGGTGACCGCCGGCGGCGCGAGCGGCTACGACCTGCAGCTGCCCGACGGTGCCACCGACGTGCGCTCCGCCGCGATCGACACCCTCCAGGGGCCGGCCCGGCGGGTGAGCCTGCCGCTCACCGCTCCGGTGATGTTCGGCGGCATCCAGTACCTGTCGCGGGCCGCGTGGGGCGCCGACGAGACCAAGCGCTTCAAGAACGGCGTCGAGAACAGCCCCACCAAGTACTACCCGCTGCAGACCCTGACGGTGCACCACACCGACGGGGTGAACGCCGACCCCGACCCGGCGGCCACCGTCCGGGCGATCTACGAGTACCACGCGATCACCCTGGACTGGGGCGACATCGGCTACCACTTCCTGATCGACGAGGCCGGCCGGATCTACGAGGGCCGCTACTCCGGTACCGACCCCCTGCCGGCCCATGACGCCGACGGCAACGTGGTGACCGCCTTCCACACCTCCGGCTTCAACTCCGGCAACCTGGGCATCGCCCTGCTCGGCACCCTCAGCGACCAGCTGCCCACCGAGGCGGCCCGCAGGTCGCTCACGCTGCTGCTCGCCGGGCTCTCGTTCTGGCACGACCTGGACCCGCAGGCCCGGGTCACCTTCGTCAACCCGGTCAACGGCGTGACCAAGGACGTCGACATGATCAGCGGCCACCGCGACTGGCTCGCCACCGACTGCCCGGGCGGGACCATGTACGCCACGCTGCCCGCCCTGCGCGCGGACGTCGCCGGCCTGGCCGGCCACTCCCACTGAGCCCGAGCCGAGTCCGCCGCCTGGGGCTCCCCGCCCCGGGCGGCCCCGGTCGGTCGAAGCGGCCGAAGAGCCTGGGCAGCAGCCCAGCGAGCTCGTCGTCGCCCACGGTTCGCCGGCCGGCTCGCCAGGCGGGCCGACGTCCGTCGGTCCGACGGTGGAGCGGCGGTCCGGCGGGCGGGGTCAGGCCGTCCGGCCGAGGGTGGCCAGGTAGGCGCGCCAGCCGCCGTACGTGGTGATCTCCCGGTGGACGCCCTTCTCCAGCTCGCCGCGGGCCAGCACCATGGACAGGCAGGCGCTGCCGTCGGCCAGCTCGATGACGCCGAGCTCCAGCTCGCGCGGCTCGCCGGGGAGGATGACGTCCCGCAGGTGTTCGAGGTCGACGTCGTACAGTTCGCCCTCGATCGCGGTGTCCGCCCCCGGGGCCGGGAGCAGGCCCGGGCAGACGTCGCCGATGGAGAAGAAGCGGTAGCCGGGCGCGGTGCGCACCGGGCCGATCAGGGCGTCCGACACCGAGTGGTGGAACGGGCCGCCGGCCATCGCCTGGCCGTTGAAGAAGATGCGTGCCATCGGTGGTTCCTCCTGAACGCGCGCGGCGGCCCGGCCGGGGTGGACCTCGCCTGGTCCCCCGGCCGGGCCGCCGGTCGGTGCGTGACGGGTGGGCGGGCGGCTGCGCCGTACGGAACGGCGAAATCGCGACAACCAGTGCTACAGCTTGGACGGCGGCAGCCGGGTTGTGCCCGGATAGATTGGGATCAGCCCAGCAGGGGCAGCGCGGGCAGGGTGAGGAAGTCCGCGAACTCCTCGGCGAGGGCGACCTGTTCGAAGAGCCTGGCGGCCTCCGTCCAGCGTCCACCGGCGTAGGCGGCGTCGCCCAGTTCGGTACGGATCTCGGCGAGGTCGGCGGCCACGAGCCGGCGGACCAGCTCGGCGGTGGCCTTCTCACCGGTGTCGGCGAGCACGACGCCGTTGTGGATCCACTGCCAGATCTGGGAGCGCGAGATCTCCGCGGTGGCGGCGTCCTCCATCATGTTGAAGATCGCCACCGCGCCGAGGCCGCGCAGCCAGGCCTCGATGTAGCGGATTCCCACCTGGACGGCGTTGTGCAGGCCGGTCCGGGTGCAGCTGCCGCCGGCGCCGGCGATGTCGAGCAGCTGGGCGGCCGTGACGGGCTCGGCCGGGCCGGGGTTGTCCTTCTGGTTCGGGCGGTCGCCCAGCACGGCGTCGAACGAGGCGCGGGCGATCGGGACGAGGTCCGGGTGGGCCACCCAGGAGCCGTCGAAGCCGTTGCCGGCCTCGCGGTCCTTGTCGGCCCTGACCTTCTCCATCGCGGCGGCGTTGACCTCGGGGTCGCGGCGGGACGGGATGAAGGCGGCCATGCCGCCGATCGCGTGGGCGCCGCGCCGGTGGCAGGTCTGCACCAGCAGGCGGGTGTAGGCGGCCATGAAGGGCGAGGTCATCCCGACGCTGTTGCGGTCCGGCAGGATGTAGTGCTCGCCGGCGTCGCGGAAGTTCTTCACGATCGAGAACAGGTAGTCCCAGCGGCCCGCGTTCAGCCCGGCGGCGTGCTCGCGCAGCTCGTAGAGGATCTCCTCCATCTCGAACGCGGCGGTGATGGTCTCGATCAGCACGGTGGCGCGGATGGTGCCGTGCGGGATGCCGAGGGCGGCCTGGGCATGGGTGAAGACGTCGTTCCAGAGCCGGGCCTCGAGGTGGCTCTCGGTCTTCGGGAGGTAGAAGTACGGGCCCGAGTTCGGGTCCTGCGCGCCGCGCGCGATCAGGCGGGCGGCGTTGTGGAAGAAGTACAGGCCGAAGTCGAACAGGCCGCCGGAGACCGGGGTGCCGTCGACCAGCAGGTGGTTCTCGTCGAGGTGCCAGCCGCGCGGGCGGACCACCACGGTGGCGAGCTCCGCCGCGGGCCCGAGCGTGTACGACTTGCCGGCCTCGGTGCTGAAGTCGATCCGGCCCAGATAGGCGTCGATCAGGTTGATCTGCCCGCTGACCACGTTCTCCCAGGTCGGCGAGGTGGCGTCCTCGAAGTCGGCGAGCCAGACCCTGGCGCCGGAGTTCAGGGCGTTGACGACCATCTTGCGGTCGGTCGGGCCGGTGATCTCGACCCGCCGGTCCCGCAGTGCGCGGGGAGCCTCGGCGACCCGCCAGTCGCCGGCGCGGACGGCGGCCGTCTCCGGGAGGAAGTCGAGCGTGCCGGCCTCCGCGATCTCGGCGCGGCGGCTCTTTCGTCGGGTCAGGAGTTCCTGGCGGCGCCCTTCGAAGGCGCGGTGGAGGCCGACCACGAAGGCGACGGCCTCCGGCGTGAGCACCTCCTCCGCCCGGGGAACGCGCGGACCGGCCACGGTGACGACCGGGGCGGCGGGGGAGGCGCCTTGGGGCACCCCCAGCCGGAGGCTGGGGGAGGGTCCCTGATCTGCAGCCATGGACAGGACACTCCTTGGACGGTTGAGCTGATGAAGGAAGCTCCGGTGGGATCTTCCCTGATCTGAACCCGCCTACCGACGGGTTGGATTCTGTAAGGTGGAGACTAGTTTCCGCGATACAGAATTTCAACGGTTTGTTGAGGTGATCGCTGGGACTCTACTCCTCCCCCGACAGTGAAGGGAACGCCGGTGGCCGCGACCTCCGACACAGCATCGACCACGAGCGCCGACCGCGCGAGCGGCGGCGTGCAGTCCGTCGAGCGCGCCTTCCAACTGCTGGAGGCGCTCGCCGACGCGGGCGGCGTGGCGACGCTGAGCGAGCTGTCCGCCTCCTCGGGCCTGCCGATGCCCACCATCCACCGCCTGGTTCGTACCCTCGTCCAGCAGGGATATGTACGCCAGGACACCACCCGCCGCTACACCCTGGGCCCGCGCCTGATCCGGCTCGGCGAAACGGCGGGGCGGCTGCTCGGCAGCTGGGCCCGCCCCTACCTCGCGGAGCTGATGGAGGCCACCGGGGAGACGGCCAACCTGGCCGTCCTGGAGGGCGGCGAGGTGGTCTACGTCGGGCAGGTGCAGTCCCGGCGCTCGATGCGGATGTTCACCGAGGTCGGCCGCAGGGTGCAGCCGCACTGCACCGGCGTCGGCAAGGCGCTGCTCGCCCAGCTCCCGCAGGACGAGGCGCGCGCCGTCCTCGGACCGAACCCGCTGCCGGCGCACACCTCGTACACCGTCACCGACCCCGGACTGCTGCTGGAACAGCTGGCCGAGGCCCGCGAGCGCGGCTACGTGGTGGACGACCAGGAGCAGGAGATCGGCGTCCGCTGCATCGCGGTGGCGGTGCCGGGCGCGCCGACACCGACCGCCCTGTCGGTCTCCGGCCCCGAGGCCCGGATCCGGGCGTTGGAGGAGCAGGCGGGCAGTGCGGCGCTGGTACCCGTCATGCGGCACATCGCGGCCAGACTCGGTCAGGTACTGGCCCCCTGACGCCGCGTCGGATGCTCGCGGCGGGCCCGCCGGCCGACCGCCCGGCCGGGTGAGACGTGCCGAACCAGCGTTCACTCGTTCGAGCGGACGCGGCGCGCCGCCCGCCGCCCGGCGGGGGCCGCCGGTCCAGCCTTGTTCCGAGGCGGCCCGCACGGTGACGGGCCGGTGAGACGGAGCGGGTGGCGGCGATGTCCCGAGAGTCGGTACGCAACACACTGGTGGCCGCGGGTGCGGTGATGGCCCTCGCCGCGAGCGCCGGGGCGCCGTCGGCGGCCGGTCTGCGGGCGACGGCGGCGCCGGTGTCCGACCTGCGGGTGGAGCGGAGCGACCCGGCCGCCGCGCCGCCCGGCGGCACCACCACGGTGCACGCCTCGGTCTCCAACGGCGGACCGGACCGGACGGCCTCCGGGTTCACCGTCCTGGTCGTCCTGCCGCCCGGCGTCGAGGCCGAGGGCCCGTTCTTCCCCGCGTCCTGCCAGGTCTTTCCCGCCGCCGAACCGGCCGGCGGGGAGCAGGTCCGGTGCGACTTCCCGGCCGGCCTGCCCCCGCAGCGCAGCGCCACCGCGCTCGTCCCCCTCCGGCTCGGGCCGCACGTCCCGGCGCCGGGCACCCTCACGGGTGGCCGGGTCCAGGTCACCGGCCCGGACGATCCGGACCCGTCCGACAACCGCAGGCCGTTCGAGATCCCGGTCTCAGCCGTCTCCTGACGAGCCGCCCGGCCGACGCCGCCGCCCGTTTCGACGCCGCCGTCCCCGGACGCCGCCGTCCGTCTCAGCGCCGCCGGTCCCGGTGCAGCGCCAGCGTCGGCGCGAGCTGGGAGTGCTGCGGCGAGGGCAGCGCGTCCGGGTCGAACCAGCCCAGGGCGTCGAACTTGTGCGGCTCGCCGATCGCCGCCCGGGACGCGTCCAGCTCGACGGCGAACACCACGGCGACCCAGTGGGACACCGGATCCCCCCGCAGGATGTTGCGGACACCGATCGTCTCGATCGCGAGCGGCTCCGTCGAGTACTCCTCGCGGACCTCGCGTGCCACCGCGTCCTCGAAGGACTCACCGTGTTCGAGCGCCCCCGCACCGGTGTCCCAGGTGCCGGGCTCGTCGCGGGCACCGGCGCTGCGCCGGGCCAGCAGGATCCGTCCCCGGCCGTCGTGGCAGACGAACACGCAGGAGACGGCCGGCTCCGACAGCGCCCGCTCGGCCGGGCGCCGGGGGCGCGGGGCGGGTTGCGGATCCCTCGGCGGATCGGCCGGCGATCCGGGAGCTGCCTCGGTCATCGGAGGTCCTCTCGTGCGGTCGGCGGCCGACGTCCCTGACGGGCGCGCCGCGCGGCTCAGAAGTGGTCGACGAGCTCGGTCAGGGCGCCCAGGTGGAGCACTCCCGGGTCGGACGCGTCCACCTCCCCGTGCTCCAGCACCCAGGTGTGGGCGTGGGGGATGAAGACCGCGTTCATCCCGGCCCGGCGGGCGGGCAGGATGTCCGACTTGGGCGAGTTGCCGATCATCCAGCTCTCGGCGGGGTCGAGGCCGTACGCGGTGATGAGCCGCCGGTAGGCCGCGTCGTCCTTCTCCGGGACGATCTCCAGGGCCTGGAAGTACGGCGCGAGACCCGAGGCGTCGATCTTCCGCCGCTGCTCCTCGGCGTCGCCCTTGGTGAGCAGCAGCAGGCGGTGGCGGACGCCGAGCCGGGCCAGTGTGTCGGCGGCGCCGGGCACCAGTTCGACCTGATGGTCGATCAGTACCGCTGCCAGTGCGGCGATCTCGGCCGTCTCGGCGGCGGTGACCGGGCGGCCGCGCAGCCGGGTGGCGCAGTCCGCGAAACTCCGGATGAGCATCCCGCTGCCGTAGCCGTGGGTGACGGCGTTGGCCGCCTGGATCTCGTCGAGGACGGCGCGGCGCTCCGGGAGGCCGAGGGCCGGATGGTCCAGCCATCCGAGGAACTGAGCGATGACCCGCTCGAAGACGACGTTGTTCTCCCACAACGTGTCGTCGGCGTCGAAAACCAGCACCTGCTCGCGCCTCACGGCCGACCTCCAGGACTCCCACGGACGGGCACCCGGCCACGCTAGCCCCGGGGAGCAACGACCCGCAGCCGGTTTTCCGGGCACCGCCGCCCGGTCCGCGACCTCGTCGCCCGTTGCGCACGCGTCCTGTCCGCCACCCGCGCCCGGTCCGGCCGGATGCCCCGGCGCCCTCGGAACGGCATCCGCCGGGCCGCCGGCAGACAGCTGAAGTCGCCCGGGTTCCGGCGCAGTTACGCGTACATGAAGAGTCTTCGCAGGTGCCGGAGCGGCCTTTCGCGGGCACCCCGACGGGCTCCACACTGCTGCCATGCGAATCACTCTACGCGCGTTGAAAACCCGCGCCGCCTCCGTCGCCGTCGTCGGCCTGCTCGCCCTGGCCCCCACCGTCGCCCTCGACTCCGAGGCACACGCCACCGTCAGTGGCAGCGTCTGCCTGACCGCCCTGCCGAGCCAGGCGGACGACACGCTCGCCCTGATCGCCACCAACGGGCCGTTCCCCTACTCGCAGGACGGAGTGGTCTTCCAGAACCGGGAGCAGGTGCTGCCCCTGCACACCGCCGGCTACTACCACGAGTACACCGTCAAGACGCCGGGATCCTCGACCCGCGGGACCCGTCGGATCATCACCGGCCAGACCTATCACGAGGACTACTACACCTCGGACCACTACGTGACGTTCCGCCTGATCAACTTCGGCTGCTGACCGACCGTCACCGCCGCGTGCCCCACCGGCCGCCCGCACCCCCGACCCCCGGGGATGCGGGCGGCCGTCGCATTCGGGGCACTCCACCTTCCCGGCCGCACGAGACCTCTTTACGTCGGGTTTACAGACGAGTACCCTCCTGAAACATCTTGCAGAACCTTGCGCAAGACAGGACCGCGACGCCGCATGGCCCACCCACCCCAAGGGCCCACGGCGGACAGCCAGGACGGTGCATCTTCTGCAAGGGATTGCAATGATCCGTGCTGCCCCGGCCCCGCGCTCCCGCCCCCACCCGACCGGCCGCCCCACCTGACGGCCCGCCCCGAGGAGTCCCGCCGTGGACCGAATCCGCCACGTGCCCCTACGCAGCAGACGCCACCGGCACCGCCGCCCCCTGGCCGCCGTGGTCGCCCTGCTCGCCGGCCTGCTGGCCACCCTGCTGCCCGCGCTCTCCGCCCACGCGGCGAGCACCGCGACGGTCTACTACAAGCCGACCTCCGGCTGGTCCACCGTCGACCTGCACTACGCCCCCACCGGCGGTACCTGGACCACCTCCCCCGGTGTCCCGATGGACGCCTCCTGCAACGGCTGGTTCAAGAAGACCGTCGACCTCGGCGCCGCCACCGGCCTGAGCGCGACCTTCAACAACGCCGCCGGCAGCTGGGACAACCACGGCGGCGCCAACTACGCCCTCGGCAGCGGCATCAGTGCCGTGACCGGCGGCGCGGTCGGCACCACCGACCCGTGCGCCGACGCCACCCCCACCTCGGCGACGGTGTTCTACTCCACCGCGTCCACCAACTGGTCGGCGTACTACCTGCACTGGGCCCCGGCCGGCGGCAGCTGGACCACCGCCCCGGGCACCCGGATGACCGCGACGTGCACCGGCTGGGTGAAGCTCACCGTCGCCCTCGGCACCGCCACCACCTGGCAGGCCGACTTCGACAACGGCTCCGGCACCTGGGACAACAACGGCGGCGCCAACTACCAGCTGGGCACCGGCTCGGTGACCGTCACCAACGGCGTGGTCGCGCACAGCGATCCGTGCGGCTCGACGGACCCCACACCGTCGGCCTCGCCGAGCGCGAGCGCGTCCGCCGGCACGTCCGCCAGCACGTCCGCCAGCGCGTCCGCCAGCGCGTCCGCCAGTGCCTCCGCGAGCGCCAGCCCCTCCGCGACCGCCAGCACCTCCCCCACGGCGACCGCGACCACCACCGCACCCCCCGCCGGAACCGCCGCCACCGTCTGGTACTCCACCGCCTCGGTCGGCTGGACCACCGTCAACCTGCACTGGGCGCCGGTCGGCGGCACCTGGACGACCGCGCCCGGTATCGGGATGGACGCGGCCTGCACCGGCTGGGTCAAGAAGACCGTCAGCCTCGGCACCGCCACCACCTGGCAGGCGACCTTCAACAACGGCAACGGCGTCTGGGACAACAACAACGGCGTCAACTACCAGCTCTCGGGTGGGAACAACACGGTCAAGGACAAGGTCGTGAAGACCGCGGCGACCGACCCGTGCGCCGCCGTCGTCCCCGACACGACGGCGCCGACCACCCCGGCCGCCGTCACCGCGACCGCCACCGCCACCGCCGTGGTGCTGACCTGGAACGCCTCGACGGACAACACCGCCGTCACCGGCTACCAGATCACCCGCACCGGCGGCACCAAGGGAACCTCGCTGGTCAACACCACCTCGACGGTCTACTCCGAGTCCAACCTCGAAGCGACCACCTACTACTGCTACACCGTGAAGGCCCTGGACGCGGCCGGCAACCTGTCCCCCGCCAGTGCCCCCGGCTGCACCACCACGGGCACCGCCCCGCCGGCCGCGGCCGGCGGCACCCCGCTGGGCACCGACCCGCGCAAGGACCCGATCTACTTCCTGCTCACCGCCCGCTTCTACGACGGTGACACCAGCAACGACCGCGGTGGCAGCCAGGACGTCAAGTCGGGCAACGCGGCCAACAACGACCCGATGTTCCGGGGCGACTTCAAGGGCGTCGTCCAGAAGCTCGACTACATCAAGGGTCTGGGCTTCTCGGCCATCTGGATCACCCCGGTGGTGCTGAACCGCTCCGACTACGACTACCACGGCTACCACGGCTACGACTTCTACAAGGTCGACCCGCGCCTGGAGTCCGCCGGCGCCTCGTACCAGGACCTGATCAACGCCGCCCACGCCAAGGGCATCAAGATCTACCAGGACGTGGTCTACAACCACAGCTCCCGCTGGGGCGCCAAGGGCCTGTTCACCCCGACCGTATACGGCGTGCGCGACTCGCAGTGGAGCTGGTACTACGACGCCCCCAACGCGGGCTTCGAGTACGACGGTCTGACCGTCGACCCGGTCTCCGGCAAGTCCTACTACAACGGCGACATGTGGTCGACCGCCGAGCCGGCCGGCAACACCTGCGTCAACTGGGGCGTGCCGACCGGGGGCAAGAGCGCCGAGGGCTACACGGTCTACAACTGCCAGTGGCCCAACCCCACGTCGGGCATGTTCCCGAAGGCGCTCTACCACCAGTGCTGGATCGGCAACTGGGAGGGCGAGGACTCGCGTTCCTGCTGGCTGCACGAGGACCTGGCCGACTTCAACACCGAGAACCCGGTCGTCCAGCAGTACCTGATCGGCGCCTACAACAAGTACATCGACATGGGCGTGGACGGCTTCCGGATCGACACCGCCGTGCACATCCCCCGGATCACCTGGAACCGGCGCTTCCTGCCGGCCATCTACGCCGAGGTCAACCAGAAGTTCGGCGCCGCCAAGGCCGCCAACTTCTTCGTCTTCGGCGAGGTCGGCGCGTTCGTCAACGACAAGTGGAACCGCGGCTCGGTGAACCACTCGGCGCAGTTCTACACCTGGAAGGAGCGCAAGGACTACACCAGCGACGACGTGCAGGCCGCACTCGACCAGTACAACTACGAGGAGCAGCTGGGCACCGGCAACCAGCCCACGTCCAGCAACGCGTT
The sequence above is drawn from the Kitasatospora sp. NBC_00315 genome and encodes:
- a CDS encoding IclR family transcriptional regulator; this encodes MAATSDTASTTSADRASGGVQSVERAFQLLEALADAGGVATLSELSASSGLPMPTIHRLVRTLVQQGYVRQDTTRRYTLGPRLIRLGETAGRLLGSWARPYLAELMEATGETANLAVLEGGEVVYVGQVQSRRSMRMFTEVGRRVQPHCTGVGKALLAQLPQDEARAVLGPNPLPAHTSYTVTDPGLLLEQLAEARERGYVVDDQEQEIGVRCIAVAVPGAPTPTALSVSGPEARIRALEEQAGSAALVPVMRHIAARLGQVLAP
- a CDS encoding ribonuclease, whose protein sequence is MRITLRALKTRAASVAVVGLLALAPTVALDSEAHATVSGSVCLTALPSQADDTLALIATNGPFPYSQDGVVFQNREQVLPLHTAGYYHEYTVKTPGSSTRGTRRIITGQTYHEDYYTSDHYVTFRLINFGC
- a CDS encoding peptidoglycan recognition family protein; this encodes MPHRKPAVSRRTVIGTLGATAAAVAVTPLTSVAARAAAPSNPQAGGQQIVEIPQTRSQSAAGEAATAVQADFPIEYVGVSWTGPQRGASIRLHQDGVPGDWQALPTSCAGGPDDRPVDASGNATALVTAGGASGYDLQLPDGATDVRSAAIDTLQGPARRVSLPLTAPVMFGGIQYLSRAAWGADETKRFKNGVENSPTKYYPLQTLTVHHTDGVNADPDPAATVRAIYEYHAITLDWGDIGYHFLIDEAGRIYEGRYSGTDPLPAHDADGNVVTAFHTSGFNSGNLGIALLGTLSDQLPTEAARRSLTLLLAGLSFWHDLDPQARVTFVNPVNGVTKDVDMISGHRDWLATDCPGGTMYATLPALRADVAGLAGHSH
- a CDS encoding gamma-glutamylcyclotransferase → MARIFFNGQAMAGGPFHHSVSDALIGPVRTAPGYRFFSIGDVCPGLLPAPGADTAIEGELYDVDLEHLRDVILPGEPRELELGVIELADGSACLSMVLARGELEKGVHREITTYGGWRAYLATLGRTA
- a CDS encoding NUDIX domain-containing protein, with translation MTEAAPGSPADPPRDPQPAPRPRRPAERALSEPAVSCVFVCHDGRGRILLARRSAGARDEPGTWDTGAGALEHGESFEDAVAREVREEYSTEPLAIETIGVRNILRGDPVSHWVAVVFAVELDASRAAIGEPHKFDALGWFDPDALPSPQHSQLAPTLALHRDRRR
- a CDS encoding HAD family hydrolase produces the protein MRREQVLVFDADDTLWENNVVFERVIAQFLGWLDHPALGLPERRAVLDEIQAANAVTHGYGSGMLIRSFADCATRLRGRPVTAAETAEIAALAAVLIDHQVELVPGAADTLARLGVRHRLLLLTKGDAEEQRRKIDASGLAPYFQALEIVPEKDDAAYRRLITAYGLDPAESWMIGNSPKSDILPARRAGMNAVFIPHAHTWVLEHGEVDASDPGVLHLGALTELVDHF
- a CDS encoding 8-oxoguanine deaminase gives rise to the protein MAVQPPPADQRIVIENVAIATVDANDTEYARGHVVVLGNRIESVGDGPAPQWLDNVVRRINGEGHLITPGLVNTHHHFYQWITRGLAQDDILFDWLVALYPTWSRIDDRLVHAAAQGSAAALLKSGCTTASDHHYVFPKDGGDILGAEIEAVQELGLRFTALRGSMDRSKKDGGLPPDHAVERTEDILIASEAAVDTYHDPSFDSMLQIAIAPCSPFSVSTELMREAALLARRKGVRLHTHGSETAEEEQFCKELFGMGPTDYFESTGWLGEDVWMAHCVHMNDSDIAKFAETGTGVAHCPSSNARLAAGIARVPDMLAAGVPVGLGVDGTASNESGELGTELRNALLINRLHGSPKALTARSSLRLGTMGGARVLGRHNEIGSIEAGKLADLALWKIDGIMHSSIADPVAALTLGALPPLALLLVNGNPVVEKGNLTTVNEDRIAQACARAAKDLAARG
- the aceB gene encoding malate synthase A, which encodes MAADQGPSPSLRLGVPQGASPAAPVVTVAGPRVPRAEEVLTPEAVAFVVGLHRAFEGRRQELLTRRKSRRAEIAEAGTLDFLPETAAVRAGDWRVAEAPRALRDRRVEITGPTDRKMVVNALNSGARVWLADFEDATSPTWENVVSGQINLIDAYLGRIDFSTEAGKSYTLGPAAELATVVVRPRGWHLDENHLLVDGTPVSGGLFDFGLYFFHNAARLIARGAQDPNSGPYFYLPKTESHLEARLWNDVFTHAQAALGIPHGTIRATVLIETITAAFEMEEILYELREHAAGLNAGRWDYLFSIVKNFRDAGEHYILPDRNSVGMTSPFMAAYTRLLVQTCHRRGAHAIGGMAAFIPSRRDPEVNAAAMEKVRADKDREAGNGFDGSWVAHPDLVPIARASFDAVLGDRPNQKDNPGPAEPVTAAQLLDIAGAGGSCTRTGLHNAVQVGIRYIEAWLRGLGAVAIFNMMEDAATAEISRSQIWQWIHNGVVLADTGEKATAELVRRLVAADLAEIRTELGDAAYAGGRWTEAARLFEQVALAEEFADFLTLPALPLLG